A genomic window from Solanum dulcamara chromosome 11, daSolDulc1.2, whole genome shotgun sequence includes:
- the LOC129873634 gene encoding trihelix transcription factor ASR3-like, which produces MDRVVGNQSGGSSSSMLREYRKGNWTVQETMVLIEAKKMDDERRMKRQGGDGNTSSERGNIINKPGELRWKWVEDYCWRNACLRSQNQCNDKWDNLMRDFKKVRQYERRMSEKLLLAQGDDNINQEIKSYWKMERTERKEKNLPTNMLPEIYEALVQVVDKRGQKVLVGASASFNPSTTSLSPTLQQQSIQLQIATLSLPPPPPPLPPLGQQPLNLPYTQPLPTMCDSSDRDRSEHSDSGAKRRRKGEGGVGGEGSGTSGNNINNLQEVGSAIFKSAAIIAETIQASEEREERRHREILNLHERRLQIEESKAEINRQGINGLVDSINKLANSILSLAANNQPPPPK; this is translated from the exons atggATAGGGTGGTGGGTAATCAAAGTGGAGGAAGTAGTAGTAGCATGTTGAGGGAGTATAGGAAAGGGAATTGGACAGTCCAAGAAACAATGGTTCTTatagaagcaaagaagatggatGATGAAAGGAGAATGAAAAGACAAGGAGGGGATGGTAATACTAGTAGTGAAAGAGggaatattattaataaaccaGGAGAACTAAGATGGAAATGGGTGGAAGATTATTGCTGGAGAAATGCGTGTTTGAGGAGTCAGAATCAGTGTAATGACAAGTGGGATAATCTCATGAGGGATTTCAAGAAAGTGAGGCAATATGAAAGAAGAATGTCTGAGAAATTATTATTAGCTCAAGGGGATGACAATATTAATCAAGAAATAAAGTCTTATTGGAAGATGGAGAGGactgaaaggaaagaaaagaactTGCCAACTAATATGTTGCCAGAAATTTATGAAGCATTGGTTCAAGTTGTGGACAAAAGGGGTCAAAAAGTGCTTGTAGGAGCTAGTGCTTCTTTCAATCCAAGCACAACTTCTTTGTCTCCCACATTGCAACAACAATCCATTCAACTTCAGATTGCAACTTTGTCACtcccaccaccaccaccaccactaccaccacttGGACAACAACCACTTAATCTTCCTTACACTCAACCTTTACCTACA ATGTGTGATAGCTCAGATCGTGATAGAAGTGAGCATTCAGATTCAGGAGCAAAGAGGAgaagaaaaggagaaggaggagtAGGAGGAGAAGGGAGCGGCACTAGTGGTAATAACATAAACAACTTGCAAGAAGTTGGTTCTGCAATCTTCAAAAGTGCTGCCATTATAGCAGAGACCATTCAGGCATCtgaagagagagaagagagaaggcaCAGAGAAATATTGAACTTGCATGAGAGAAGGCTGCAAATTGAGGAATCCAAAGCTGAGATTAATAGACAAGGCATCAATGGACTTGTTGATTCTATCAATAAACTTGCCAATTCAATCCTTTCTTTAGCTGCTAACAACCAACCACCTCCACCTAAATAG